CACCGCCCGCGGCGAAGAGATAGCGAGGCAAAACACCGAACTCCAGGCGCAATCGGAGGAACTGGTGCAGCAGAACGAGGAACTGCAACAACAAAGCGAGGAATTGGGCCGCCAAAATGAGGAGATGGCCCAGCAGGCCGAGGAACTCGAACAGCAATCCGAGGAGTTGCAGCGCCAGTCCCGGCAACTACTGGCTGCCAACCACGAACTCAATCAACGTGAAGCCATGCTCCAAACCCTTTTGGGCTCTTTGGGTGAGGTGCAGGACGAACGCCAAATGTTGGAACGCGTCTGCCAGGCCCTTAACGATCTCATCGGCCAGCCCGGCACCGTCGCTGCCGTTATGGAACAACTGGACGATACCTTGGTCCTGCAGACCCAGTCTGGAACTACCCCATTGACCCAAAAACAAAGGCCCTTTGCCGGTTCCTTTGCCGCCGTGGTGATGGAGCATAATCGCACCGCCTTCGTCGATGACCTCTCCGCGCATCCGGACCTGGATGTGCCGCAGCCTGCCGAGCGTGTGTTCCGCTCGGTCCTGGCGACCCCCTTGCGCCTCCATGGCAAACCCATCGGCGTGGTGAAGATTTGCTCGTTCGACCCTCAAAAATGGACCACCCGCCATTTCCGGATTATCGAATGGATCGGAGCTCAATGCTCCCTCGCATTGGGGATTGGGCGTCTGCAACAGGATTTGGCCCAAACCAACGCGAACCTCGAACAGCAGGTTCGCCAGCGAACAGCCAAACTCCAGGAGATGGTCAACGAACTCGAACATTTTTCCTATTCGATTACCCATGACATGCGGGCCCCACTCCGGGCCATGCAAGGGTTTGCTTCCCTGTTGCGAGAGCTTTGTGGAACGAATTTGAACAACGAATCCATGCTCTGTCTGGATCGGATCTGCAGTTCGGCCAGGCGGATGGACCGGCTTATCACGGATGCCCTAAGCTACAGCCAGACTGTTAAAAGCGAACTGGCGCTCAGTCCGATTGATGCTGCCGAATTGCTCCGGGGCATCATTGAATCGTATCCGCAATTCCAACCACCTTCCTCCCAAGTCACTCTTTCGGGCAAGTTCCCCAGGCTCCTGGCCAACGAGGCGGGGCTGACGCAGTGCTTTTCGAATCTGCTGGATAATGCTGTGAAATTCGTGGGACCCGGAAGGCTCCCTCGAATCTCCGTTTGGGCAGAGGCTCGCGAGGATTCTGTCCGCCTCTGGTTTGAAGACAATGGAATTGGCATACCCGAAGGTTTCGTGCCCAGGCTCTTCCAGATGTTCCAACGGGCCAGCAGGTCTTACGAAGGCACTGGCATTGGGTTGGCCCTGGTCAGAAAAGTGACCGAAAGAATGGGAGGCCGTGTTGGCGTGGAATCCAAGCAGGGGAGCGGGAGCCGGTTCTGGCTCGAGTTCAAGCGCGATCAGGGGTCGGATGGGCTTGATAATGGAAGCCCTCGATTCGATGCGCCTGAAATGGGGAGCCAACGCCACACCCAGCAGGAACACTCCAGGCGATTGTCGGCTGGCCGCCAGCCACTCAAAGCGGGCGCAACTCGAGAAGAGGGGCTCTGACCATGGCTAGCGTCCTTTACGTTGAAGATGAGGAGAACGATGTCTTTTTCATGCGCCGCTCCTTTGACAGGGCTGGCCTCGAGGGAACCCTGCAGGTTGTCCTGGACGGCCAGGCGGCTATTGATTACCTGGCCGGCAACGGGCCTTTTGCAAATCGCCAGGAGCATCCCTTGCCAGAGGTGGTCCTGCTCGATCTGAATCTGCCCATGATCTCGGGATTCCAAGTGCTCAACTGGATTCGAAACCAACCCCAACTGCGCGATTTGCCGGTGGTTGTTTTTTCCTCTTCAGCCCGGCCCGAGGATCAGAAGCTTGCACAGGAATTGGGGGCGGATGACTATTTTGAAAAGCCGGGGTCTGGTTTCGATTTTGGCAGGGTGGTGAAGGCACTCAGCAGTAAATGGCTGGGGCGAGTCAGCCCCGCCCCGGCTTGTCGGACCATACCGGCAAGGTCTTGAACAGGTGAAGTCTCCCTCTGCTCCAAGGGCATGTAGTCCATCCCACGGTCCACCCGGTATGCTCAATTAACCAGCCGATACCAATTGTCCCGCTGGCGAGGCTCGTAGCCAAGGTCCGCGATCAGCCGTTTCATGTCCTTAACGCTCATTCGAAAGGTCGTGCCGGCCTGAGAAACGACATTCTCCTCGATCATGATGCTCCCCAGGTCGTTGGCCCCATACTTCAATGCCACCTGCCCAATCTCCGGCCCCTGCGTCACCCACGAACTCTGCACGCTGGCAAAATTATCCAGGTAAATGCGCGCCAGCGCCTGGGTGCGCAAATATTCGTGCGCCCCTGCCGGCGGGACGCGCAACCTGGTGTGCTCGGCCTGAAAGGTCCAGCAAATGAACGCCGTAAACCCTTTGCTGCGGTCCTGTTGGACGCGCACCCGTTCCAGGTGTTCAACCCGCTCTTCGCGCGTCTCCACGTGGCCAAACATCATCGTGGCGGAGGAATTGAGCCCCAGCCGGTGAGCGACCTCCATCACTTCGAGCCAATCGTCTGTCATCGCTTTGAGCGGCGAGACCCGCTGGCGCACCCGATCGACCAAAATCTCACCACCCCCGCCGGGAATCGAGCCCAGGCCCGCTGCCTTAAAATCGGAGATAATCTTTTCAAGCGGCTCGTTGAATACATCGCGGAAATGGACAAACTCGCTCGGGCTGAAACCGTGAATGTTTATTTGCGGAAACTTGGTTTTAATGTGCGAGAGCAAATCGAGGTACCATTGTTTGGTCAGCTTGGGATGATGGCCGCCCTGCATTAAAATCTGCGTGCCGCCAAGAGCGACGGTCTCCTCGATTTTTTTGTCCAATTCGTCGAAGCTGATGACGTAGGAATCGGCGTCTTTTTCCGTGCGGTAAAAGGCGCAGAACTTGCAATAGACATTGCAGACATTGGTGTAATTGATATTGCGATCCACGATATAAGTGACGATTTGGTTCCCGCGCCCATCATAAGCCGAGGCTCGGGCGAGTTGGCGTCGCCGGTCGGCCAGCGCGCCAAGTTCTTCGAGGGGAAGCCCGTAAAGACGCAGGGCTTGTTGCTCGGTGATACGGTCCCCTTTCCACACCGAATGCAATAATTCGTCCAGCGAGGCATCGTAAATCACGCGCGCAACTTAACCGAAGGAGAGATGGCAGGCAAGTTGAGGGGGGCATTTCAAAACAGAACGGGCCCCGAAGGGCCCGTTCATGTAAATGAATGGACTATTCCCGAGCCTTAAAAGGGCACATCATCTTCTTCCACTGCCGGGCCGTCGGCTTCGGGCGCCGGGGCGGGAGCAGAAGCAGGGGCCCCTGCGGGGGCCGCGGCAGTGCGCGTGCGCGCGGCGTCCGATGGGGCGACACCCTCGGCGGCGCGATTCGAGCCGATAAAGGAAAAGCTCTCGAGAACGACTTTGAGTTTGCTCTGTTTCTGATGAGTGTTCTTGTCTTCCCACTGATCGAGCCTAAGCCGGCCTTCCACGAGGAACGGGTTGCCCTTCTTCATGTATTGGCAGACCACTTCGGCCTGGCGCCCCCAGGCCTCGATGTCCACAAAGGTAACTTCCTCTTTCATCTCACCGGTCTCGGTTTTCCACTTGCGGTTGATCGCCAGGCCGAAACCGGCGATAGCAGTGCCTTTGGGCGTATAGCGCATCTCGGGGTCGCGCGTGAGATTGCCGGCAAGGATGACTTTATTGAAGTTAGCCATAGGAGTCCTTTCGATTAGGTTGTTTTAACGGTTTTCTGAACCGGGGCATTCGAAAACATGACCCGGAAAACTTCCGAATTCATGGCAAACCGATGCTTCAACTGATCGAGGGCCGCCGGCTGGCTTTCAAAGATAATATTGACGTAAAAGCCCGCATTGTGCTTCTTATTGGCGACCCGCGTAAAACTCTTTTTGTCCATCTTCTGCACCGTCTCGACCTTGCCTCCCGCTGAGGTAATCTCCTCGGAGATTTTGTCGATGGTGTCTTTGATGGTTTCTTCTTTGCCCGCCGTATCGAGTATGAACAAGCCTTCGTATCGTTTCACTGCTCTTTGCCTTCGTTTAAGGAATCGATGTTCCCGTTAAACTGACTCATTGCTTTCTGTATTCCGGCATCGAACCAGGTTTCGACCTGCTCGCATGCCACTGCCACCACTTTATCGACCAAGGCCGCCTCCGTCGATGTAAATCGGCCCAAAACATGCCCCGTAATCTCCCGCGCCTGGTTTTGCCGCCCAATTCCAATTCGCAGCCGGGCATATTCGCGCGTGCCCAGGTGCTCTTCGATGGATTCCAATCCATGATGGCCCCCGCTGCTGCCACCGGGACGCAACCGAAGTTGCCCCAAAGGCAGGTCCGCATCATCGACGATGACCAACATCCGGGAGAGGGCCACCCGGTAAAAATCCTTTGCCGCTGCCACGGCTGCGCCGCTGGCATTCATGTAGGTTTGGGGCTGGCATAACAGCACCCGGCGCCCGCCTCGCTCGGCCCGGGCTGCCCGGGCATTGAACTTCTTCTCGTGACTCCAAGTTGCTCCCCAATGTTGGGCGAGGCAGCCTGTCACCAAAAAACCGGCATTGTGCCGAGTTCGGGCATATTCGGCCCCCGGGTTGCCTAATCCCACGATGAGATACAGGTTCTCCATGCGCGGGGCAGGTCCAACAACCAGCCTGCAGCCAGGCCGTCCATCGGACTATTTCTTCTTCTCGGCTGAGCCGGCCTTCTTCTCGGCCGAGCCGGCCTTTTTCTCGGCGGCAGGCGCTTTCTCGGCGCCCTTGGCGGGGGCTTTTTCCCCGCCTTTTTCCGCGCCTTTTGCAGCGGGAGCCCCTTTTGCCGCAGGTGCGCCCTTGGCCGCAGGAGCGCCCTTCTCGGCGCCTTTGCCTGCCGGGGCAGCTTCCTCGCCCTCTTCCTTCTTCTCTTTGATCATCTCGACTTCGCCCGCAGCAGCGGCGGCGGCTTCGGCGGCCTCGGCGGCCTCTTCCTCTTCGGTGCGCGGTGCGGCAACGGCGATGACGGGGATTTGTTTGTCGCCTACCAACTCGACACCCGGCGGCGCCTTGATTTCTCCCAGATGCACTGCCTGGCCGATCATCAAATGGCTCACGTCCACTGTAATGAATTCAGGCAAATCCTTGGCCACGCCGCGCGCCCGGACTTTAAACAGTACGTGTTCCAAAACGCCCCCCTGAGTTTTGACTCCTTCAGGTTCGCCGGCCGTCTCGACAGGCACGCTGATGGTCACCTTCTCGTCGGGGGCGATTTCGTGGAAATCGACATGGAGAACCTGGCCGCTCAGGGCGTGGTGCTGAACTTCCTGGACCAGCGCCAGCCGTTGGGGACGGGAGTCCTCCTGGACTGCGAGGTCCACCAGCAGGTTCTCAGAAATGGAATGGTGGATGAGGTCCTCGATTTCGCGGGCATTGAGTTCCAGACTCTGTGTCTGGGCCTGGCGCCCGTAAATCACGGCGGGGATGCGCCCCATCGAGCGGAGTTTCTTGGCCCCGGCGCGGCGCCCAAGGGCGCGCGGAAAAGCTTTTAAAGGTACTGATTTCATTGTCTTAACTGGTCTGGCCCGAAAAAGGCGCCTGCCGTTTTGCCGGCTTTTTCCGGCGAGCCCCTCAACTGGTGCGCCCGCCTTTAAACTCAAAAAGCGAAGTAACCGACGAATTGCTATGGATTCGCTTGATGGCTTCGCCCAAAAGCCCCGCTACCGACAGGGTCGTAATCTTGACGCCGCTGATAACAGGGCGTAGGACGGTATCAGTTGTTACCAGTTCGTCAATAGCCGATTTTCGCAATCGCTCGATGCCGACCTCGTTCAAAACCGCGTGAGAAACACAGGCCAGGATGCGCTTGGCCCCTTTGCGTTTGATCAGGTCCGCCGCCTGGGTCAAGGTGCCGGCAGTCTCGGTTAAATCATCCACCAGCAGCGCGTCTTTTCCTCGCGTCTCGCCGATAATGGCCAGCGACTCGACTTCGCTGGCGCTCTTGCGGCGTTTGGCCACAATGGCCAACCCGGCCTCGAGCACCTGAGAATAGGCATAGGCCATCTTCAGTCCGCCGACATCCGGGCTGATGACCACCAGGTCATTAAGCTTCTTCTTTTTCAAGTACTCATACATCACCGGGGCGGCGTAGAGATGGTCCACCGGGATATCGAAGAAGCCCTGGATTTGTTGCGCGTGCAGGTCAACCGTCAGAATCCGGCTGGCGCCGGCGGCCACCAGAAGGTTGGCAATAAGCTTGGCCGTAATGGGGACGCGTGGCTGGTCTTTGCGGTCCTGGCGGGCGTAGCCGTAGAAGGGCAGCACCGTTGTAATGCGGGCGGCGCTGGCTCGCCGCAAGGCATCGATCATGATGAACATCTCCATCAAATGATGGTTCGTCGGCGGGCTGGTCGATTGCACCAGGAAGACGTCTTCACCGCGAACGTTCTCTTCAATTTTGACGAACGTTTCTCCGTCCGGGAAAGGTTTGATGGTCGATTTGCCTAGGTCGATGCCGATATAAGCGCAAATGGCTTCCGCCAAAGGCGGATTCGATGTGCCGCTAAATATCTTCACAATGCTTTGATGGTTCTCGAAAAAAGCAAAAATCCACCGCAAGGGTGGAGAAAAGCAGCCGGACTCTACCAGCCCCGCCCGAGAGCGCAAGAGGAAAGACAACGCCGTAGTTGCTCACGAGAGGTAATTCGTTACTATCGACGACAGCCGCTGTTGCGCGCAGAATGCGGCGTTGGAAAAGCCCAAAGCATGAACACGAGTCCAGAGAGCTACAGCCGAATTTGTGACGAGGTCTGGGCCCTTTACACCGCCCAGTTGGTGAAGGACAAAAGGCGCGGGGCAAAACGCCATGTGCTCCTGCCGCCGCCGCCGCGTGGCAGGCCGGTGGATTTGTTGTTTGTAGGGATTTCACCCAGCCAGGTTGCGCCGGTGGCGTACGCCGCCGAACGCAAGGCGGCCGAGCGGTTTGCCGCTGAGTTCGAGTACGTGCGCACAGCAGGCGCTGGCCGCCCCAAATTCAGCAATGACCCTTATTACGAGCCCCTGTTGCAATTCGCCCAGCGCATCGACGAGCGGTTCGGCGTCTGGCCGCAGGTCGCCTCCGGCGCCAAGGCCCTCCTGGTCGAGTTTACCGACGCCCTTCACATTACCACTGACGAGCGAATCGCCGATGACTTGCTGGGCGTGATGAACCCTCAAGCGGACGATTGTCCTGAATGTTTGAAGTGCAAAGAGATACTTAAGATGGAGCTGGCTCTCTACCGGCCACGGGTCGTTATCTGC
The Verrucomicrobiia bacterium genome window above contains:
- a CDS encoding ATP-binding protein, translating into MILLKLLLVPHRYLAFGYVLPLLLCLWHQDRRLLWALALAFAAISALKNFVVLPGRPAEEPFELLQWLMQCLNLAVVAGTVHGILNLTDRLRARNRELHAANDELTARGEEIARQNTELQAQSEELVQQNEELQQQSEELGRQNEEMAQQAEELEQQSEELQRQSRQLLAANHELNQREAMLQTLLGSLGEVQDERQMLERVCQALNDLIGQPGTVAAVMEQLDDTLVLQTQSGTTPLTQKQRPFAGSFAAVVMEHNRTAFVDDLSAHPDLDVPQPAERVFRSVLATPLRLHGKPIGVVKICSFDPQKWTTRHFRIIEWIGAQCSLALGIGRLQQDLAQTNANLEQQVRQRTAKLQEMVNELEHFSYSITHDMRAPLRAMQGFASLLRELCGTNLNNESMLCLDRICSSARRMDRLITDALSYSQTVKSELALSPIDAAELLRGIIESYPQFQPPSSQVTLSGKFPRLLANEAGLTQCFSNLLDNAVKFVGPGRLPRISVWAEAREDSVRLWFEDNGIGIPEGFVPRLFQMFQRASRSYEGTGIGLALVRKVTERMGGRVGVESKQGSGSRFWLEFKRDQGSDGLDNGSPRFDAPEMGSQRHTQQEHSRRLSAGRQPLKAGATREEGL
- the rpsF gene encoding 30S ribosomal protein S6, whose amino-acid sequence is MKRYEGLFILDTAGKEETIKDTIDKISEEITSAGGKVETVQKMDKKSFTRVANKKHNAGFYVNIIFESQPAALDQLKHRFAMNSEVFRVMFSNAPVQKTVKTT
- a CDS encoding ribose-phosphate pyrophosphokinase, which encodes MKIFSGTSNPPLAEAICAYIGIDLGKSTIKPFPDGETFVKIEENVRGEDVFLVQSTSPPTNHHLMEMFIMIDALRRASAARITTVLPFYGYARQDRKDQPRVPITAKLIANLLVAAGASRILTVDLHAQQIQGFFDIPVDHLYAAPVMYEYLKKKKLNDLVVISPDVGGLKMAYAYSQVLEAGLAIVAKRRKSASEVESLAIIGETRGKDALLVDDLTETAGTLTQAADLIKRKGAKRILACVSHAVLNEVGIERLRKSAIDELVTTDTVLRPVISGVKITTLSVAGLLGEAIKRIHSNSSVTSLFEFKGGRTS
- a CDS encoding 50S ribosomal protein L25, with the protein product MKSVPLKAFPRALGRRAGAKKLRSMGRIPAVIYGRQAQTQSLELNAREIEDLIHHSISENLLVDLAVQEDSRPQRLALVQEVQHHALSGQVLHVDFHEIAPDEKVTISVPVETAGEPEGVKTQGGVLEHVLFKVRARGVAKDLPEFITVDVSHLMIGQAVHLGEIKAPPGVELVGDKQIPVIAVAAPRTEEEEAAEAAEAAAAAAGEVEMIKEKKEEGEEAAPAGKGAEKGAPAAKGAPAAKGAPAAKGAEKGGEKAPAKGAEKAPAAEKKAGSAEKKAGSAEKKK
- the pth gene encoding aminoacyl-tRNA hydrolase, whose product is MENLYLIVGLGNPGAEYARTRHNAGFLVTGCLAQHWGATWSHEKKFNARAARAERGGRRVLLCQPQTYMNASGAAVAAAKDFYRVALSRMLVIVDDADLPLGQLRLRPGGSSGGHHGLESIEEHLGTREYARLRIGIGRQNQAREITGHVLGRFTSTEAALVDKVVAVACEQVETWFDAGIQKAMSQFNGNIDSLNEGKEQ
- a CDS encoding response regulator, whose amino-acid sequence is MASVLYVEDEENDVFFMRRSFDRAGLEGTLQVVLDGQAAIDYLAGNGPFANRQEHPLPEVVLLDLNLPMISGFQVLNWIRNQPQLRDLPVVVFSSSARPEDQKLAQELGADDYFEKPGSGFDFGRVVKALSSKWLGRVSPAPACRTIPARS
- the ssb gene encoding single-stranded DNA-binding protein gives rise to the protein MANFNKVILAGNLTRDPEMRYTPKGTAIAGFGLAINRKWKTETGEMKEEVTFVDIEAWGRQAEVVCQYMKKGNPFLVEGRLRLDQWEDKNTHQKQSKLKVVLESFSFIGSNRAAEGVAPSDAARTRTAAAPAGAPASAPAPAPEADGPAVEEDDVPF
- the mqnC gene encoding cyclic dehypoxanthinyl futalosine synthase — its product is MIYDASLDELLHSVWKGDRITEQQALRLYGLPLEELGALADRRRQLARASAYDGRGNQIVTYIVDRNINYTNVCNVYCKFCAFYRTEKDADSYVISFDELDKKIEETVALGGTQILMQGGHHPKLTKQWYLDLLSHIKTKFPQINIHGFSPSEFVHFRDVFNEPLEKIISDFKAAGLGSIPGGGGEILVDRVRQRVSPLKAMTDDWLEVMEVAHRLGLNSSATMMFGHVETREERVEHLERVRVQQDRSKGFTAFICWTFQAEHTRLRVPPAGAHEYLRTQALARIYLDNFASVQSSWVTQGPEIGQVALKYGANDLGSIMIEENVVSQAGTTFRMSVKDMKRLIADLGYEPRQRDNWYRLVN